CGACGCTCCTGTCCCGGACGGCGACGAGGTGTTTGCAGTGGTCGTGCGATCGGGGGTCGACGAGCCGCCGCGAATCCGGGAGATTCGGTCGTCGATCGCGTGAGGAGCGACGACGGTCCACCATGGTTCCGACCCGAACTCGTTAACCGGATGAGGCGCCCAGTACGCCCGTGACATCCGCCGACCTCGGACTCGATCTCGACGTGCGCGACACGGACGCGGTCGCCGACCGACGCGACGACCTCGTCGCGGCCGTCCGGGACCACGCCGGGACGATCGCCTACCAACTCGCGCGGCTGCAGGGCGGCGACTACGGCCGCCAGGAGCTGTCGACGCCGGGCGGGACCTGGACGGTCAAACACGAGGCGGGCGAACTGGAGTTCCTGCTGTTCTCACCGAAATCCGGCTCCGACGTGTACGTCATCTCGACGAAACAGCCGCCCGAGCCAGCGGACCTGTCGGCCGCGCTCGGCGACTACGCGAACTTCGTCGCGGCGTGGAACGAGTGGGTCGACTCGCTGTCCGGCGTCTTAGACGACGTCCACGTCGACTTCCCCGAGCCCGCCTCGACGGACGGCCTCGTCGCCGAGCGCGACCGCGTGCTGGACGCGATCCGCGAGGCCGCCTCGGTCATGGCCGGCGAGATCTACCGATACGAGGGAGACGACTACGGCACCTTCACCGCCCGCGTCGACGGCGACCGGTGGGAGTTAAAGTGGGAGGAAGGCGCCGTCTCGTACCTCCGGGTGGGCGGCTCCGGCGGGCTCTACCTGCTCTCGCAGTACGAGGCCCCGTCGGCCGTCGACGTGCGCGAACACGCCGACGCGGTCCGGGGATTCATCGAGGCGTACAACGAGTTCGTCGCGGAGGTAGAAAGCGATCTCGCGGCGGTCGAACTCGCTCCCTGAGGGAGCCGGTGGCGGCGCTGTTGTCCACGAATGTGCACATTCACCCGCCCAATGTGGGAATATTTATGCAGTAACGTCCGGTAGCGGCGCGCATGAGTGTCACCCTGCCGGGACCCACGCTCGGTATCGTCGGCGGCGGCCAACTCGGGCGCATGATCGGCGAGTCGGTCGCGCGGCTCGGCGTCGAAGTCGTCGTGTTAGACCCCACGCCGGACTGCCCGGCCAGTCCCGTCGTCAGCGACCAGATCGTCGGGGGGTTCGACGACCCCGAGGCGATCCGCGAGTTGGCGAGCCGAGTCGACGCCCTCACATTCGAGATCGAGTTGGCCGACCCGGATCTGCTGGCCGAGGCGGCCGCCGACCACGACGTGCCGGTCCATCCGGACCCGGACACCCTCCGCACCATCCAGGACAAACTCGTCCAGAAGGAGGCGCTGGTCGACGCGGGAATCCCGGTCCCCGAGTTCGTCGCTACCGCCACGGCCGATGGGCTCAAACGAGTCGTCGAAGAGTACGGCGGCGTCATGCTGAAGGCCCGCGAGGGCGGCTACGACGGCCGCGGAAACGTTCCGGTGCAGGACCCCGACGACGCGGCCGACGCGCTCGACGAGATCGGCGGCGCCGCGATGGCCGAGGAACTCCTCGACTTCGAGCGCGAAATCGCCGTGATGGGGTTAAAAGGGACAGACGGCGAGATCCGGACCTACCCCGTCACCGAGACGATCCACCGGGAGGAGATCCTCCGCGAGAGCGTCGCGCCGGCCCGCACCGACGACGCCATCGTCGCCGAGGCCGAGTCGGTCGCTCGCGACGTGCTCGGCGTGCTCGACGGCCGCGGCGTCTTCGGGATCGAGCTGTTCGAGACCCGCGACAGCGAGGTGCTCGTCAACGAGATCGCCCCCCGCCCGCACAACTCCGGTCACTGGACGATCGAGGGGGCGCGCACCTCCCAGTTCGAGAACCACGTTCGCGCCGTGCTCGGGTGGCCCCTCGGACCGACCGACCTCGTCGCGCCCTCGGTCACCGCGAACGTGCTCGGAGACGTCGAAGAGACCCAGTCCGCGACGCTGCGAAACGTCGACGCGGTGTTGGAGGCGGCCGAGGCAGACTTCCACTGGTACGGCAAAGCCGACGTGCGACCGCTCCGGAAGATGGGGCATCTGACGGCGACGCTCGTGGACGACAGCGATGCTGGTACGGCCGGCGAGTCGGACCGCGACGCGCTGCTCTCGCGAGCGCGGGCCCTCCGTGACGAGTTGACATTTATCAGCGAGTAGCCGGCCGACTCACAGACCGTCACGATTTACACCCTCGCTCGCGTCACTCACGTCCATGACCACGGTTCAGGATCTTATCGATCGACTCGACGCAGAGGCGGCGGCCGACGCCGACCCGGCGACGACCCCCGACGTGGGGATCATCATGGGGTCCGACTCGGATCTCCCCGTCATGGAGGGGGCGTACGACGCGCTCGACGACCTCGGGTTCGCAGAGCAGACCGACTTCGACGAGGCGCCCGCTGAGCGATTCACCTACGAGAGCTACGTCGTCTCCGCACACCGGACGCCCGATCTGATGTACGCGTACGGGGAGACCGCCGCGGCTCGGGGGCTCAATATCGTGATCGCGGGCGCGGGTGGGAAGTCGGCCGACCTCCCGAACATGACCGCGTCGATCGCGTACCCGATCCCGGTGATCGGCGTCCCCGTCCAAGAGAAGTCGGTCGACTCGGTGATCGGGATGCCGACCGGCGCCCCGATCGTCGCGGTCGACGCCGGCAAATCGTACAACGCCGCGCTGTCGGCGGCGCAGGTCATCGCGCGCGAACACGATACCGTTGAGGACCGACTGGTCGCCCTCCACGAGGACCAGAAGGCCGGCGTCGCCGACGTCTCGGCGGCCCTCCACGACCGCGGGCTCGCCGGATTCAGCGAGCGCGACGACGCGTAACTCCGGGCGAGCGTACCGGGGCGGCGAGCGGTGACCGACGCGCCGTCCCGTTCGGTGCCGTTTTCGGTGACGTTGGGTTCGTTGCGGTGAAGACTCAACGCTTATGAGGGGGCGGTTCAAACCCTCGGACGTTACGGAGACCTATATGAGCGATTGGATAGCGATTGGCGCCTTGGCGGTCGTCGGCCTGCTCATCCCGATAGCGATGATGACAGTGTCGGCGTTGCTCCGACCAAGCGTGCCTGAGACCGGTAAAAGTACCACCTACGAGTCCGGCGAAACCCCGACCGGCGGGACGAAGATCCGGTTCAACATTCAGTACTACATGGTCGCGCTGTTGTTCGTCGTGTTCGACATCGAGACCGTGTTGCTGTTCCCGTGGGCCGTCATCTACCGCCCGGCCATCAGCGCGGGCGTCCCGATGATCGACCTGCTGTGGCCGATGTTGGCGTTCGTCGGCATCCTCGCCGTCGGACTCGTCTGGGCGTGGCGCTCCGGCGCCATCAGCTGGGCGCGGAGTCCGCGCGCGACAAACCGAAAGACGGAGCGTGACCTCAACTAATGAGCAGCGATCAACCATTCATCACCGACGAATCGCAAGTCGTGACCGAGACGCGGGACGCCCGGATGACCGGGCAGGGAGACCGGTTTAACTCCCGCCTCCGCGAGGCGTTCGGCTCTTCGCCGTTCATCCTCACCAAGTTCGACAAGTTCCTGAACTGGTGTCGCGGCTCCTCGATGTTCATGCTGCAGTTCGGTATCGCCTGCTGCAGCATCGAGATGATGCACACCTACGCGGTGAAACACGACCTTGACCGCTTCGGGTCGGGGGTCCCCCGCGCCTCGCCGCGACAGGCCGACGTGATGATCGTTCCGGGGACGATCGTCTCGAAGTTCGCCCCCCGGATGAAGCGCGTCTACGACCAGATGCCCGAGCCGAAGTTCGTGGTCGGCATGGGTTCGTGTACCATCTCCGGCGGCCCGTTCCAGGAGGGGTACAACGTGATCAAAGGCGCCGAGGAGGTCATCCCGATCGACATTCACGTCCCCGGCTGCCCGCCCCGTCCGGAAGCGCTCGTCTACGGCGTCGTGAAGCTGCAAGAGCGCGTCGCCAACGGCGAGGCCGCCCCCGTGACGGTCAAGCCGTACGAACTGGAGGAGTTCTCCGACCTCGAACGCGACGAGCTCGTCGACAAGCTCGCCGACCAGATAGACGACGACGAACTCGTCATGCGGTACAACTTCGCTGATTCGCCATGAGCCTCGAACGACAAGACCCCGTCGACGACGGCGCCCTCGAGCGCACTCCGGACGAACTGGAGGCGCTCTTGGGCGACCTCGTCGTCGACCGCGACGACCACCTGAACGCCCCCGGTTTCGTCATCCGCCCGGACACCGTCCAGGAGACGCTCTCGACGCTGAAACAGGAGGCGGGCTACGACCACCTCTCGGTCGTGTCCGCACAGGAGTACGAAAACCGGTACGAGTCGATCTACCACTTAAAAAAGTACGACGACCCGACCCAAGAGGTCAGCATCGTCGTGCCCGCCGACAAGGACAACCCGGTCTCGGAGTCGGCCGAGCCCGTCTTCCGTACCGCCGACTGGCACGAGCGAGAGGCGTACGACCTGATCGGCATCGAGTACGACGACCACCCCGACCTCCGCCGGATCCTGCTGCCGGAGACCTGGCAGGGACACCCCCTGTCGATGGACTACGACAAAGACCGGCCGCAGATCGCCACGCTGCCGGAGCACGCGAACCCGCTCGAGGAACACCACAAGGACGCCGAGTCCGACACGATGTTCCTCAACATCGGGCCGCACCACCCGGCGACTCACGGGGTGCTCCACCTGAAGACGGTCCTCGACGGCGAGCAGGTCGTCGACGTCGAGCCCGACATCGGCTACCTCCACCGGAGCGAAGAGCAGATGGCACAGTCCGGGACCTACCGCCACCAGATCATGCCGTACCCGGACCGCTGGGACTACATCTCGGCGGGGCTGCTCAACGAGTGGGCGTACGCCCGCGCGGCCGAGGACCTTGCAGACATCGAGGTCCCCGAGTACGCGCAGGTCATCCGGACGATGGGCGCGGAGATGTGCCGGATCGCCGCGCACATGCTCGCGCTCGCCACGTTCGCGCTCGACATCAACGGCGACTTCACGGCGACGTTCATGTACGCCATCAACGACCGCGAGCGCGTACAGGACCTCTTAGAGGACCTGACGGGTCAGCGCCTGATGTTCAACTACTTCCGGCTCGGCGGCGTCGTCTGGGACCTGCCGGAGCCGCGCGAGGAGTTCTTCTCGAAGACGCGCGACTTCCTCGACCAGCTCCCGGAGTCCGTCGAGGAGTACCACAACCTGATCACCTCGAACGAGATCTTCCAGATGCGGACGATCGACACCGGCGTGCTCCCGCCGGATGTCGCGAAAAACTACGGTGCGACCGGCCCCGTCGCCCGCGGCTCGGGCGTCGACTACGACCTGCGTCGTGACGACCCGTACGGCTACTACGACGAACTCGACTGGGACGTCGTCACCGAGGAGGGCTGTGACAACTTCAGCCGGCTGCTCGTCCGGATGCGCGAGGTCGAAGAGTCCGCGAAGATCATCGAGCAGTGCATCGACCTGCTCGAAGACTGGCCCGAAGACGAGCGCAACATCCAGGCGAACGTGCCCCGCACGCTCCGCCCGGACGACGACACCGAAATCTACCGTGCCGTCGAGGGCGCAAAGGGCGAGCTCGGTATCTACATCCGCGCCGACGGCACCGACAAGCCGGCGCGGTTCAAGATCCGGTCGCCCTGCTTCTCGAACCTCCAAACGCTGCCGGAGATGGCGAACGGGGAGTACATCCCCGACGTGGTCGCCGCCCTCGGTAGCCTCGACATCGTTCTCGGGGAGGTGGACCGCTAATGGGCGCGGTGCCCGCACAGCTGTTCCCCGAGTTCCTCGCTAACGCGGTCGGCGTCGAGGGGCTCCTCGCCGAGATCGTCAGCTCCCTTATCGGAGCGACCGTCGTCGCCAGTATCATCCTCGCCTTCTCCGGCGTCGCCGGACCGTGGGCGAAACGGAAGATCACGGCCGCGTTCACCGACCGCATCGCGGTCGACCGGATCGGGCCGTTCGGGCTGCTCATCATCCCCGCCGCGTCGGTTCAGCTGCTGGCGAAAGAGCTCATCATCCCCGAAGGCGTCGACCGCCCGACGTGGGACATCGCCCCGATAATCCTCCCGGCGTCGGCGCTGCTCGGCTTCTCCGTGATTCCGATGGGACAGATCGGCCCGCTGAACATCCACCTCGCGGACCCCGAAGTCGGGCTGGCGCTGGTGTTCGCGTTCGCCTCCATCGCCTCAGTCTCGCTGGTGATGGCGGGCTACGCGTCGAGCAACAAGTACTCGCTTCTCGGCGGGCTCCGCGCGGTCGCACAGAACCTCGCGTACGAGATCCCCCTCATCGTCACGGCCATGTCGGTCGTGATCTTCGCGGGGACGCTCCAGATCAGCGGCGTCGTCGGGGCACAGACCGAGACGCTCGTGACGATCGCCGGGTTCGACATCCCGTCGTGGTACGCGTTCGTGAACCCGTTCGCGTTCGTGCTGTTCCTCACGGCGAACATGGCGGAGATCGGGCGGAACCCGTTCGACATCCCCGAGGCGCCGACCGAGATTGTCGGCGGGTACCAGACCGAGTACTCCTCGGCGTACTTCGTGCTGTTCTACCTCGGCGAGTTCGTCCACATCTTCCTCGGCGGGGCCATCCTCTCCGTGGTGTTCCTCGGCGGGGCGTCCGGTCCGGGTCCGGAGAGCATCAGCTTCATCTGGTTCGTGGTGAAGGTCTGGGGCTTCTTCCTGTTCACGCAGTGGGCCCGCGCGGCGATTCCCCGCGTCCGGATCGATCAGCTGATCGAGATCGGCTGGAAAGGAATGCTGGTGCTGTCGTTCGCGAACCTGGTGCTCACGGCCGTAATCGTGGGGGTGATCGCGTAATATGATTGGACTGATGAAATCCATGGCGACGACGATGAAACACGCGCTGGACGGGACGACGTTCACGGTGGAATACCCCGAGGACGCGCCCGACGTGAGCCCGCGGTTCCGCGGCGTTCACAAGTTCAGCCAGGAACGGTGCATCTGGTGTCGGCAGTGTGAGAACGTCTGCCCGAACGACACCATCCAGATCGTCCAAGACGACCAGCGAAACGGCGAGCAGTACAACCTCCACATCGGCCAGTGTATCTACTGTCGGCTGTGTGAGGAGGTCTGCCCCGTCGACGCCATCCTGTTGACGCAGAACTTCGAGTTCACCGCGGACACGAAAGACGACTTCGTGTTCAACAAAGAACAGCTCAAGAACGTCCCGTGGTACAAGGGAATCGACCCGCTGGAGTCCCGGAACCCCGATCGCGGCGCGTGGATCGGGGAGGGAGACGGCGAGGTCGACTACCAGTAGCGGGCGCGTCTCGAAATCTTCAAAGGGGTTCTCATAGGAGACAAACACAATGGTTTATCCTACCATCGCGTTCGGGCTGTTCGCCGCGGTCACGCTGGCGTTCGCCCTCGGGGTCGTCCTGGCGCGCGACGTGTTCCACGCCGCGTTGCTTCTGGGCGGTGCCCTCACGAGCGTTGCGGTTCACTACGTGATGCTGCAGGCGGAGTTTATCGCCGCCATGCAGATCCTCGTCTACGTGGGCGGGGTGCTGATTCTCGTCACGTTCGCCGTGATGCTCACGCGATCGGACACGAAAACGGAGGTGAATAGTGCATGAGTGACGATGAAACGCGGCGCGGCGGGCGTCTCGTACCCGCACTTACGGTCGGGCTCCTGTTCGCGGTGATGGCGTTTACCGTCCTCTCGGCCGAGTTCAGCGCCGAGATGGCGGCGTTCCCGGCGGACGCGTCTATCGTCCACAACATCGGGTACGCCCTGTTCAACCTCGGCGAGTACGAACTCGGCTCGGTGCCGTCCGAAGGGTTCCTCGCGGCGTTCCTGATCGCGGCGGTCGCGCTCGACGTGGCCGTTGACGGCGCGGTCTACCTGGCGAAACGCGAGAAAGACGGCTCCATCGTCTCTGCAGTTAGTGCCGCCCTCACCGACGGCGGTCGCGACGGAGGTGACCGGCAATGACGGCCGTCGCGTCGTCGATCCCGCCCCAGTGGTACCTGCTGCTCGCCACTGGGGTGTTCTGTATCGGTCTGTTCGGCGTGCTCACGCGTCGTGACGCGCTGTACTTCCTCATGAGCGTCGAACTCATGATGAACGCCGCGAACATCAACTTCGTCGCGTTCGCGCTGTACTACGGCGACCTCACGGGGCAGGTGTTCGCGCTGTTCGTCATCGCGCTCGCGGCTGCCGAGGTCGCGATCGGGATCGGCATCATCCTGGTGTTGTACCGCAACTTCGGCGTCACCGACGTCACCGTTCCAACGGAGATGAGATGGTAACATGATTGATGTGTTTTCGTACGTTCCGGCGATCGTTCTCCTCCCGTTCTTCTCGTTCCTCGTCGCTCTCAGCGTCGGGAAGTACCTCCCGAAAGGCGGCGCGTTCGGCGGTATCGCGGCGACGGCAGGCTCGTTCCTGCTCTCGCTGTGGGTACTCGCGTCCGTCGCGGGCGGGGAGGCGGCGAACCGCACGCTCTACACGTGGGCAAGCGGCGGCGGGATCGGCCCGACGGACGTGGAGCTGTCCTTCGGCATCCTGATCGACCCGCTGTCGGCGCTCATGCTCGTCATCGTTACGCTCGTGGCGATGCTCGTCCACGTGTTCTCGCTCGGTTACATGAACGACGAGGGCGAGACCGGGCTCCCCCGGTACTACGCCGGACTCGGCCTGTTCACGGCGTCGATGCTCGGCTTCGTCGTCGCCGACAACCTGCTGATGGCGTTCATGTTCTTCGAGCTGGTCGGACTCTGTTCGTACCTGCTCATCGGGTTCCACTTCCGCGAGCCCGGCCCGCCGTCGGCGGCGAAGAAGGCGTTCCTCGTCACCCGCTTCGGTGACTACTTCTTCCTTATCGGCGTCGTCGCCGTCCTCGCGACGTTCGGGACGGCGCAGTTCGGCGGTCCGGAATCGTTCCCGGCGCTCGCCGAGGCGGCGCTCGCCGGTGAGGGATCGCTCGCATGGACTCCCGGCGGCGTCGGCGTCCAAACGTGGTTCACCGTCGTCGGGCTCCTCGTGTTGGGCGGTGTCGTCGGGAAGTCCGCACAGTTCCCGCTTCACACCTGGCTCCCCGACGCGATGGAGGGCCCGACGCCCGTCTCCGCGCTCATCCACGCCGCGACGATGGTTGCGGCCGGCGTCTACCTCGTCGCGCGGATGTACGGGTTCTACGCCCTCACGCCGACGACGCTCGCGGTAATCGCCTTCATCGGCGGCTTTACCGCGCTGTTCGCGGCGACGATGGGGCTCGTGAAAGACGAACTGAAGCAGGTGCTCGCGTACTCGACCATCTCGCAGTACGGCTACATGATGCTCGCGCTCGGCTCGGGCGGGTACGTGGCCGCGGTCTTCCACCTGACCACGCACGCCTTCTTCAAGGCACTGCTGTTCCTCGGTGCCGGTGCGGTGATCATCGCCATGCACCACAACGAGAACATGTGGGACATGGGCGGGCTCAAATCGAAGATGCCCGTCACCTACTACACCTTCCTCGCCGGGTCGCTCGCGCTCGCCGGCATCTTCCCGTTCGCCGGCTTCTGGTCGAAAGACGAGATCCTCTACGAGGCGCTCGTTCACGCGCCCGGCGAACCGCTGCTGTTCGGCGGCTACCTGATGGGGCTGCTCGCGGTGCCCGTCACGGCCTTCTACACCTTCCGGATGGTGTTCTTGACCTTCCACGGTGAGGCCCGGAGCGACACCGCACGCGACCCCGAACCCGTTCGCTGGAACGTGAAGGGGCCGCTGACGGTCCTCGGGTCGCTCGCGGTCGTGACCGGATTCATCAACATGGTGCCGGTCCAGAAGGTCCTGGGACTCGAGGGGATCGACTTCCTCCACCTGTGGCTCGACAACGAGTGGGGCGGGATCGAGGGACTCTCCTCGCACCACTACGGAGACATCGGGCCGTACAGCAGCCAGTACCTCGTCGGCGGCGAGGTCGGCACGGTGCTCGCCGGCGCGGCCGTCTCGCTCGGCCTGGCGCTGGCCGGCCTCGGCGTCGCCTGGCGGCTCTACAACGTTCCGTCGCCGACGGAACACACGGCGAAGCTCGGCGGGATCAAAGACGTGCTGTACAACAACTACTACTTAGACGAACTGCAGGTATGGCTCGCGTATCGAACTGAGGACGTGGCCGGCGGCGCAAACACCTTCGACCAAGGCATCATCGACGGCGTCGTCAACGGCGTCTCGTCGGTGAGCCTCTTCGGAGGGAGTCGCGTCCGGCGGCTCCAGAACGGCGTGGTGTCGCAGTACGCCATGCTGCTTACGCTGGGGCTCGTCGCGCTCATCCTTGTCCTCGGCCTGACCGAAGGAGGGTTCCTATGATACTTGAAGCGCTCATCGGCGTGACGTTCGTCGCCGCGCTCCTCGTGCTCTTGGCCCCGGACGCGTGGGCCGGCCGGCTGGCGTTCGTGTTAAGTTTGCTCCCGTTCGCCGGGTCGCTGTACCTCTGGTCCGGCTTCGACGCCGCCGGCAACGCACTCAAGGGCGGCGACATCGCGTACGCGACGCAGGTCGAGTGGCTGGAAGTCGGCGGACGGACCGTGTCGTGGTTCGTCGGGCTGGACGGGATCAGCCTCCCGCTCGTCGTCCTCACGACCTTCCTCGTCCCGCTCGCAATCGTCAGCGCGTGGACGCCGATCGACGCCCGGCAGAGTCAGTTCTACGGGCTCATGTTGTTCATGGAGGCGAATCTGCTCGGCGTGTTCACCGCGCTGGACTTCTTCCTGTGGTTCGTCTTCTGGGAGGCCGTCCTCGTCCCGATGTACTTCCTCATCGGCGTCTGGGGCGGTCCGCGCCGGAAGTACGCCGCGATCAAGTTCTTCGTGTACACGAACGCGGCGTCGCTGCTGATGTTCATCGGGTTCATGTCGCTGACCTTTGCGCTCGGCGACTCCGTGAGCTCGTTCGCGCTGCCGGAGATCACGGGGGCCATCGCCAACGGCGGACTCGGTGAGTTCTTCGGCATCGCCGGCGGACAGATCGCGCTGTTCGCGTTCCTCGCGATGTTCCTCGGGTTCGCGGTGAAGGTCCCGATCGTGCCGTTCCACACGTGGCTCCCGGACGCCCACGTCGAGGCGCCGACACCGGTGTCGGTGCTCCTGGCGGGCGTCCTCCTGAAGATGGGGACGTACGCGCTGCTCCGGTTCAACTTCACGATGCTCCCCGAGCAGGCGTCCGCGCTCGCGGTGCCGATCGCGGCCATCGCCGTCATCAGCGTCATCTACGGCGCAATGTTGGCGCTGGCACAGAAAGACCTCAAGCGCATCGTCGCGTACTCGTCCGTCTCCTCGATGGGCTACGTCATCCTCGGCCTGATCGTGTTCACCGAGTACGGCGTCGGCGGCGCGACCTTCCAGATGGTCGCACACGGCCTCATCTCGGGGCTGATGTTCATGGCCGTCGGCGTCATCTACAACGCGACGCACACCCGGATGGTCGGCGACATGTCCGGCATGGCCGACCGGATGCCCATCGCCGTGGGCATCCTCGTCGCCGGGGCGTTCGGCTACATGGGACTCCCGCTGATGGCCGGCTTCGCCGGGGAGTTCTTCATCTTCGTCGGCTCCTTCGCCGCGCCGACGCTGCCGTACGCGCCGGTGTTCACGGCACTCGCGATGTTCGGTATCGTCATCGTCGCCGGCTACCTGCTGTCGGCGATGCAGAGCACGCTGTTCGGACCCTTCGAGATCGAAACGGACTACGACATCGGTCCCGCGCCGTTCCACGACGTCGCCCCGCTCGCGGTGCTTCTGGTGGCGATCATCGTGCTCGGCGTCGCGCCCGACATCTTCTTCGAGATGATCCGTGATGCTGCCGTCCCCGTGGTCGAGGGGGTGACCGTCGATGGATAGCACGCTACCGAACCTGGTCGCGCTGCTCCCCGTCCTCCTGCTCGCGTTCACGGGGCTCGCGCTGCTGCTCGTCGACACGATCAGTCCCGACGCGCGGTCGAACACCTCGATGGCGATCGTCGGCGCCGTCGGATCGCTGGCCGCGCTCGCGGCGAGCGTCTGGCTGGTCGTCGCCGGCAGCGGCGAGCCGATCACGCTGCTCGCCGAGGCGATCAAAGTCGACACGATGGCGCTGTTTTTCACCGCCATCTTCGCCTCCGTGACGGCGCTCGTCGTCGTCGCGGCCCACGACTACTTCCACGACCACCCGAGCCCGGCGGCGTTCTACTCGCTCGTCGTGTTCGCGGCGACCGGGATGGCGCTGCTCGCGGCCGCGAACTCCCTCGCGGTCGTCTTCGTCGCCTTAGAGATGGTGTCGCTGCCGTCGTACGTCCTCGTCGCCTACCTCAAGGAGAACCGCGGGAGCGTCGAGGCGGGGATGAAGTACTTCCTCGTCGGCGCGCTCTCGTCGGCGATATTCCTGTTCGGCATCTCGCTCGTGTACGCGGCGACAGGGTCGCTCCTGTTCGCCGACGTCGCTGAAGGGATCGGCTCGCTCGACGGTCTCGCCGGCGTCGCCGGCATCGGCATCGTGATGATCGTCGGCGGGGTCGCGTTCAAGACCGCCTCCGTGCCGTTCCACTTCTGGGCGCCGGAGGCGTACGAAGGCGCGCCCGCACCGGTGAGCGCGTTCCTCTCGTCCGCCTCGAAGGCGGCCGGGTTCGTGGTCGCGTTCCGCCTCTTCACCGAGGCGTTCCCGGTGGGCGCAGCGCCCGCCATCGACTGGGTGCTCGCGTTCGGGATCTTAGCGGCCGTGACGATGACGCTCGGTAACTTCGCGGCGGCGGTCCAAGAGGAGGTCAAGCGGATGCTCGCGTACTCCTCGATCGGGCACGCGGGCTACGTGCTCATCGGCGTCGCGGCCCTCTCGCAGGGCTCCGGCGGGAACGGTGCCGTGATGGGCGCCGCGATGGCGCACCTGCTCGTCTACGGCTTTATGAACACCGGCGCGTTCCTCTTCGTCGCGATGGCGGAGCGGTGGGGTGTCGGCCGGACCTTCGAGGACTACGCCGGGCTCGCCAAGCGCGCGCCCGTCGCCTCCACGGCGATGGCCGTGTTCATGTTCTCGCTCGCCGGCCTGCCACCCTTCGCCGGGTTCTTCTCGAAGTACTTCCTGTTCATGGGCGCCATCGACAACGGCTTCCTGTGGCTGGCGGCCGTCGGCGCCGTCAACAGCGTCATCTCGCTGTACTACTACAGTCGGGTCGTGAAGGCGCTGTTCATCGACGATCCGGCGTCGTCGAGCGCGCTCGACGCGATCGACGTGCGGCCGACCGGCCTGTACGCGGCGGTCGTCTTCGCCGCGGTCGCGACGGTGCTGCTCCTGCCCGGCTTCGGCCCGGTCATCGAGACCGCCGAGGCCGCCGCGTCGGCGCTGTTCTGACGCGCCGGCTCCGTTTTTCGCCGTTTTATACGGGCCTTCGGTACCGCTATCCGCAGGTATTAGCGCGTTCGGTCCCACCATTCGGTATGAGTCGAACTCGGACGTACCGCTGTCTGAA
This genomic window from Halorubrum sp. PV6 contains:
- a CDS encoding 5-(carboxyamino)imidazole ribonucleotide synthase — its product is MSVTLPGPTLGIVGGGQLGRMIGESVARLGVEVVVLDPTPDCPASPVVSDQIVGGFDDPEAIRELASRVDALTFEIELADPDLLAEAAADHDVPVHPDPDTLRTIQDKLVQKEALVDAGIPVPEFVATATADGLKRVVEEYGGVMLKAREGGYDGRGNVPVQDPDDAADALDEIGGAAMAEELLDFEREIAVMGLKGTDGEIRTYPVTETIHREEILRESVAPARTDDAIVAEAESVARDVLGVLDGRGVFGIELFETRDSEVLVNEIAPRPHNSGHWTIEGARTSQFENHVRAVLGWPLGPTDLVAPSVTANVLGDVEETQSATLRNVDAVLEAAEADFHWYGKADVRPLRKMGHLTATLVDDSDAGTAGESDRDALLSRARALRDELTFISE
- the purE gene encoding 5-(carboxyamino)imidazole ribonucleotide mutase, with the translated sequence MTTVQDLIDRLDAEAAADADPATTPDVGIIMGSDSDLPVMEGAYDALDDLGFAEQTDFDEAPAERFTYESYVVSAHRTPDLMYAYGETAAARGLNIVIAGAGGKSADLPNMTASIAYPIPVIGVPVQEKSVDSVIGMPTGAPIVAVDAGKSYNAALSAAQVIAREHDTVEDRLVALHEDQKAGVADVSAALHDRGLAGFSERDDA
- a CDS encoding NADH-quinone oxidoreductase subunit A; this translates as MSDWIAIGALAVVGLLIPIAMMTVSALLRPSVPETGKSTTYESGETPTGGTKIRFNIQYYMVALLFVVFDIETVLLFPWAVIYRPAISAGVPMIDLLWPMLAFVGILAVGLVWAWRSGAISWARSPRATNRKTERDLN
- a CDS encoding NADH-quinone oxidoreductase subunit B; this encodes MSSDQPFITDESQVVTETRDARMTGQGDRFNSRLREAFGSSPFILTKFDKFLNWCRGSSMFMLQFGIACCSIEMMHTYAVKHDLDRFGSGVPRASPRQADVMIVPGTIVSKFAPRMKRVYDQMPEPKFVVGMGSCTISGGPFQEGYNVIKGAEEVIPIDIHVPGCPPRPEALVYGVVKLQERVANGEAAPVTVKPYELEEFSDLERDELVDKLADQIDDDELVMRYNFADSP
- a CDS encoding NADH-quinone oxidoreductase subunit D, whose translation is MSLERQDPVDDGALERTPDELEALLGDLVVDRDDHLNAPGFVIRPDTVQETLSTLKQEAGYDHLSVVSAQEYENRYESIYHLKKYDDPTQEVSIVVPADKDNPVSESAEPVFRTADWHEREAYDLIGIEYDDHPDLRRILLPETWQGHPLSMDYDKDRPQIATLPEHANPLEEHHKDAESDTMFLNIGPHHPATHGVLHLKTVLDGEQVVDVEPDIGYLHRSEEQMAQSGTYRHQIMPYPDRWDYISAGLLNEWAYARAAEDLADIEVPEYAQVIRTMGAEMCRIAAHMLALATFALDINGDFTATFMYAINDRERVQDLLEDLTGQRLMFNYFRLGGVVWDLPEPREEFFSKTRDFLDQLPESVEEYHNLITSNEIFQMRTIDTGVLPPDVAKNYGATGPVARGSGVDYDLRRDDPYGYYDELDWDVVTEEGCDNFSRLLVRMREVEESAKIIEQCIDLLEDWPEDERNIQANVPRTLRPDDDTEIYRAVEGAKGELGIYIRADGTDKPARFKIRSPCFSNLQTLPEMANGEYIPDVVAALGSLDIVLGEVDR
- a CDS encoding NADH-quinone oxidoreductase subunit H — its product is MGAVPAQLFPEFLANAVGVEGLLAEIVSSLIGATVVASIILAFSGVAGPWAKRKITAAFTDRIAVDRIGPFGLLIIPAASVQLLAKELIIPEGVDRPTWDIAPIILPASALLGFSVIPMGQIGPLNIHLADPEVGLALVFAFASIASVSLVMAGYASSNKYSLLGGLRAVAQNLAYEIPLIVTAMSVVIFAGTLQISGVVGAQTETLVTIAGFDIPSWYAFVNPFAFVLFLTANMAEIGRNPFDIPEAPTEIVGGYQTEYSSAYFVLFYLGEFVHIFLGGAILSVVFLGGASGPGPESISFIWFVVKVWGFFLFTQWARAAIPRVRIDQLIEIGWKGMLVLSFANLVLTAVIVGVIA
- a CDS encoding NADH-quinone oxidoreductase subunit I; translated protein: MIGLMKSMATTMKHALDGTTFTVEYPEDAPDVSPRFRGVHKFSQERCIWCRQCENVCPNDTIQIVQDDQRNGEQYNLHIGQCIYCRLCEEVCPVDAILLTQNFEFTADTKDDFVFNKEQLKNVPWYKGIDPLESRNPDRGAWIGEGDGEVDYQ
- a CDS encoding NADH-quinone oxidoreductase subunit J, which encodes MVYPTIAFGLFAAVTLAFALGVVLARDVFHAALLLGGALTSVAVHYVMLQAEFIAAMQILVYVGGVLILVTFAVMLTRSDTKTEVNSA